A part of Streptomyces sp. NBC_00557 genomic DNA contains:
- a CDS encoding sensor histidine kinase translates to MVSVQKPPGGRERPYARVLLPPAIVMAAAIGAALALGPASARVAVGAVGAVALLLILATGAEAARRGRTLRAERAENARHTAYLEHRLAAHDELMMRFATEVIPNGHLRLRAGEPLRDVMVNGYDADPELRGLPDSYRQMFRAAMRGADREISMRDATERSYVSIARRVQAIVHQQSNELREMEEDHGRNPEVFDDLLRIDHGTSLIGRLADTIAVLGGGRPGRQWPLPVSLYSTLRGAMSRILEYRRIQLSSIVNINIKGTSVEPVIHAAAELLDNATRYSPPTAKVHVTATEVQAGIAIEIEDAGVSLTEESRARIEKMIEDAKNLDDAHNLGDSPRLGLAVVGRLCRMFDMEVSLRASAYGGCRAILIVPCVMTTTEPGVGAAHGIGATGTPMPELGAVEGPKRPPKRRRPTSPKIPAGISMEDDVPVVTEWTAGGLPQRRSRVKTPISQRFAEQAEIEQAEREGRPTIWSQPKPEPEPGMDPEIKKLRDRPIGQGIEDFWNGLRKGMPEDATGPELTDFTRHPEKYVHLLNDYADEPAEGATEADDEGDLK, encoded by the coding sequence ATGGTGAGTGTGCAGAAGCCTCCCGGTGGCCGTGAACGTCCCTACGCGCGCGTGCTGTTGCCGCCGGCCATAGTGATGGCCGCCGCGATCGGTGCGGCCCTCGCCCTGGGCCCGGCGTCGGCCCGGGTCGCCGTCGGCGCGGTCGGGGCCGTGGCCCTGCTCCTGATCCTCGCCACGGGCGCGGAGGCCGCACGCCGCGGCAGGACGCTGCGCGCCGAACGGGCCGAGAACGCCCGGCACACCGCGTACCTGGAGCACCGGCTCGCCGCCCACGACGAGCTGATGATGCGCTTCGCCACCGAGGTCATCCCCAACGGCCATCTGCGGCTGCGGGCCGGCGAACCGCTGCGCGACGTGATGGTCAACGGCTACGACGCCGACCCCGAACTGCGCGGCCTGCCCGACTCCTACCGCCAGATGTTCCGGGCCGCGATGCGCGGCGCCGACCGCGAGATCTCGATGCGCGACGCCACCGAGCGCTCCTACGTGAGCATCGCCCGCCGTGTCCAGGCCATCGTCCACCAGCAGTCCAACGAACTGCGGGAGATGGAGGAGGACCACGGCCGCAACCCCGAGGTCTTCGACGACCTGCTGCGCATCGACCACGGCACCTCGCTGATCGGCCGGCTCGCCGACACCATCGCCGTCCTCGGCGGTGGCCGCCCCGGCCGGCAGTGGCCGCTGCCGGTCTCCCTCTACAGCACGCTGCGCGGCGCGATGTCGCGCATCCTGGAGTACCGCCGCATCCAGCTCAGCTCCATCGTCAACATCAACATCAAGGGCACCAGCGTCGAGCCGGTCATCCACGCCGCCGCCGAACTCCTCGACAACGCCACCCGCTATTCGCCGCCCACGGCCAAGGTGCACGTCACCGCCACCGAGGTGCAGGCGGGCATCGCCATCGAGATCGAGGACGCCGGCGTCAGCCTCACCGAGGAGTCCCGCGCCCGCATCGAGAAGATGATCGAGGACGCCAAGAACCTCGACGACGCGCACAACCTCGGCGACAGCCCCCGCCTCGGCCTCGCCGTCGTGGGACGGCTGTGCCGGATGTTCGACATGGAGGTCTCGCTGCGGGCCTCCGCCTACGGCGGCTGCCGCGCGATCCTCATCGTGCCGTGCGTGATGACCACCACCGAGCCCGGCGTGGGCGCCGCCCACGGCATCGGCGCGACCGGCACCCCGATGCCCGAGCTGGGCGCCGTCGAGGGCCCCAAGCGTCCGCCCAAGCGGCGCCGCCCCACCAGTCCCAAGATCCCGGCCGGGATCTCCATGGAGGACGACGTCCCGGTGGTCACCGAGTGGACGGCGGGCGGCCTGCCGCAGCGCCGCAGCCGGGTGAAGACCCCGATCAGCCAGCGCTTCGCCGAGCAGGCCGAGATCGAGCAGGCCGAGCGCGAGGGCAGGCCGACGATCTGGTCCCAGCCGAAGCCCGAACCCGAGCCCGGGATGGACCCCGAGATCAAGAAGCTCAGGGACCGGCCCATCGGCCAGGGCATCGAGGACTTCTGGAACGGCCTGCGCAAGGGCATGCCCGAGGACGCCACCGGGCCGGAACTGACCGACTTCACGCGGCACCCGGAAAAGTACGTGCACCTGCTCAATGACTACGCGGACGAGCCCGCCGAGGGCGCCACCGAGGCCGACGACGAGGGGGACCTCAAGTGA
- a CDS encoding roadblock/LC7 domain-containing protein — MIQQRGNIDWMLKQLNDGVPGIEMIVVLSADGLRIARYGGDPDAADRVAAACAGVQSLAGAIIQELPGAGDLKVVVFEIDGGYFYLMNAGDNAYLAVLADVTCEPGRMSGMMRDLVVRIGAHLTSPPRRNGQTV; from the coding sequence GTGATCCAGCAGCGAGGCAACATCGACTGGATGCTCAAGCAGCTCAACGACGGCGTGCCGGGCATCGAGATGATCGTGGTCCTCTCCGCGGACGGGCTGCGCATCGCCCGCTACGGCGGCGACCCCGACGCCGCCGACCGCGTCGCCGCCGCGTGCGCGGGCGTACAGAGCCTGGCCGGCGCCATCATCCAGGAACTGCCGGGCGCCGGTGATCTGAAGGTCGTCGTCTTCGAGATCGACGGCGGCTACTTCTACCTCATGAACGCCGGCGACAACGCCTACCTCGCCGTCCTCGCCGACGTGACCTGCGAGCCCGGCCGGATGAGCGGCATGATGCGCGACCTCGTCGTCCGGATCGGCGCCCATCTCACCAGTCCGCCCCGGCGGAACGGGCAGACCGTATGA
- a CDS encoding DUF742 domain-containing protein, with the protein MTPPRRKRREPNPPPPPRPAPPAPAEGQAEPKNPERLYAVAGSEDGARAELDLVTLIVARHAPEPAASPEQAAVLRLCANPLSVAELSAYLNLPFSAMTVLITELITAELVQVRAPVVRRALPDRSLLEAVMHGLQRL; encoded by the coding sequence ATGACTCCTCCACGACGCAAACGGCGCGAGCCGAACCCCCCACCGCCACCCCGGCCGGCGCCGCCCGCACCCGCGGAGGGCCAGGCCGAACCCAAGAACCCCGAACGGCTCTACGCCGTCGCCGGATCCGAGGACGGCGCACGCGCCGAACTCGACCTCGTGACACTGATCGTGGCGCGCCACGCGCCCGAACCGGCCGCCTCACCGGAACAGGCCGCCGTCCTGCGGCTGTGCGCCAACCCCCTGTCCGTGGCCGAGCTCTCGGCCTACTTGAACCTGCCGTTCAGCGCGATGACCGTCCTGATCACCGAGCTGATCACGGCCGAACTGGTGCAGGTGCGCGCCCCGGTCGTCCGCCGGGCGCTCCCCGACCGTTCACTCCTCGAAGCGGTGATGCATGGACTTCAACGCCTCTGA
- a CDS encoding GTP-binding protein, which produces MDFNASDTIPGPRTEDHLPHTAQAAVKIVIVGGFGVGKTTMVGSVSEIRPLTTEETMTQAGIGVDDNYGSESKTATTVAMDFGRISISDKLVLYLFGTPGQERFWFLWNGLFEGALGAVVLVDTRRLEVSFDVMGRLEERGVPFVVAVNSFPDAPRYPLEELRTALDLTPEIPIVECDVRRRASSKEVLMTLMRFLHSIALSRTLA; this is translated from the coding sequence ATGGACTTCAACGCCTCTGACACCATCCCCGGCCCACGCACCGAGGACCACCTGCCGCACACCGCCCAGGCCGCGGTGAAGATCGTGATCGTGGGGGGATTCGGCGTCGGCAAGACCACCATGGTCGGCTCCGTCAGCGAGATCAGACCGCTGACCACCGAGGAGACCATGACCCAGGCCGGCATCGGCGTGGACGACAACTACGGCTCCGAGTCCAAGACGGCGACCACCGTGGCCATGGACTTCGGCCGGATCAGCATCAGCGACAAGCTGGTGCTCTACCTCTTCGGGACCCCCGGCCAGGAGCGCTTCTGGTTCCTGTGGAACGGGCTGTTCGAAGGTGCGCTCGGCGCGGTCGTCCTCGTCGACACCCGGCGCCTGGAGGTCAGCTTCGACGTGATGGGCCGGCTGGAGGAACGCGGCGTGCCCTTCGTCGTCGCCGTCAACTCCTTCCCGGACGCGCCCCGTTACCCCCTCGAGGAACTGCGCACCGCGCTCGACCTGACCCCGGAGATCCCGATCGTCGAGTGCGACGTACGCCGCCGGGCCTCCAGCAAGGAGGTCCTGATGACCCTGATGCGCTTCCTCCACTCCATCGCCCTGTCCCGCACCCTCGCCTGA
- a CDS encoding cytochrome P450 produces the protein MTSETPSLTDTDPTPGPPPGCPAHGLGPGGLRRLYGPDAEDLGALYERLREEHGPVAPVLLHDDVPMWVVLGHAENQHLVRSPSLYTRDSRIWSPLLEGMVKPDHPLMPHIAWQPICSHAEGDEHERLRAAVTAAMAPIDHRTLRRHIGRYTQGLVNRFCERGRADLVSQFADHLPMAVMCEILGMPEEYNDRMVQAARDALKGTETALQSHAYVMDALSRLTTRRRAQPEEDFTSHLMAHPAGLSDDEVREHLRLVLFAAYEATANLLANALRMVLTEPGFRARLSGGQMTVPEAIEQSLWDEPPFSTVLGYYAKQDTELGGQRIRKGDGLLFAPAPGNLDPRIRPDLSASMQGNRSHLAFGGGPHECPGQDIGRAIADVGVDALLTRLSDIQLDCRVEELRWRSSIASRHLVALPVRFEPKPQQDVDTLPKPIAVPAQRTWQTGHQGPGQTAAADPARPAAPEPSATAPQTTPRRPNVWRRLLDWWRGE, from the coding sequence GTGACGTCTGAAACCCCTTCGCTGACCGACACCGACCCCACCCCCGGACCGCCCCCCGGCTGCCCCGCGCACGGCCTCGGCCCCGGCGGGCTGCGCCGGCTCTACGGCCCCGACGCCGAGGACCTGGGCGCCCTCTACGAACGGCTGCGCGAGGAGCACGGCCCCGTGGCGCCCGTGCTGCTCCACGACGACGTACCGATGTGGGTGGTCCTCGGGCACGCCGAGAACCAGCACCTGGTGCGCAGCCCCTCCCTCTACACCCGGGACAGCCGGATCTGGAGCCCGCTGCTGGAGGGCATGGTCAAACCCGACCACCCGCTGATGCCGCACATCGCCTGGCAGCCGATCTGCTCGCACGCCGAGGGCGACGAACACGAGCGGCTGCGCGCGGCGGTCACCGCGGCCATGGCCCCCATCGACCACCGCACCCTGCGCCGCCACATCGGCCGCTACACCCAGGGCCTGGTCAACAGGTTCTGCGAGCGCGGCCGGGCCGACCTGGTCTCCCAGTTCGCCGACCACCTGCCGATGGCCGTCATGTGCGAGATCCTCGGCATGCCCGAGGAGTACAACGACCGGATGGTGCAGGCCGCGCGGGACGCCCTGAAGGGCACCGAGACCGCCCTGCAGAGCCACGCCTACGTCATGGACGCGCTGAGCCGGCTCACCACGCGCCGCCGCGCCCAGCCCGAGGAAGACTTCACCAGCCACCTCATGGCCCACCCGGCCGGACTCAGCGACGACGAGGTCCGCGAGCACCTGCGGCTCGTCCTGTTCGCGGCCTACGAGGCCACCGCGAACCTGCTCGCCAACGCGCTGCGCATGGTCCTGACCGAGCCCGGCTTCCGCGCCCGGCTCAGCGGGGGCCAGATGACGGTGCCGGAGGCGATCGAGCAGTCCCTGTGGGACGAGCCGCCGTTCAGCACCGTGCTCGGCTACTACGCCAAGCAGGACACCGAGCTGGGCGGGCAGCGCATCCGCAAGGGCGACGGCCTGCTCTTCGCGCCTGCCCCCGGCAACCTCGACCCGCGCATCCGTCCGGACCTGTCCGCGAGCATGCAGGGCAACCGCTCCCACCTCGCCTTCGGCGGCGGCCCGCACGAGTGCCCCGGCCAGGACATCGGCCGGGCCATCGCCGACGTCGGCGTCGACGCGCTGCTGACGCGGCTGTCCGACATCCAACTCGACTGCCGGGTGGAGGAGTTGCGCTGGCGCTCGTCCATCGCCTCCCGGCACCTGGTGGCCCTGCCCGTGCGTTTCGAGCCGAAGCCGCAGCAGGACGTCGACACGCTGCCGAAGCCCATTGCCGTCCCGGCGCAGCGCACCTGGCAGACCGGCCATCAGGGCCCCGGCCAGACCGCAGCCGCCGACCCCGCCCGCCCCGCCGCACCCGAGCCCTCCGCCACGGCACCACAGACGACACCGCGCCGGCCGAACGTCTGGCGGCGGCTGCTCGACTGGTGGCGGGGGGAGTGA
- a CDS encoding RluA family pseudouridine synthase, translating to MRRRTPPPPAPLPQRDGVDPVRVRLPYGGTWATVREHLVQRLTGAPPGMVEAMFDAGSVVGADGRPVAPDAPYVPGMFVWFHRELPAEVPVPYPVEVVHRDEHIVVADKPHFLATTPRGSHVAETALARLRSELGLPALTAAHRLDRLTAGLVLFTVRPEERGAYQTLFRDRRVRKEYEAVAPYDPALELPRTVRSRIVKERGVQAAREVEGEPNAETYVELAGRRGGLARYRLVPATGQTHQLRVHLNALGVPVLGDPLYPEVTAPVPPGDFRRPLQLLARRLEFTDPVTGAEHTFDSGRVLQAWESYDAWAGRG from the coding sequence ATGAGACGCCGTACGCCACCTCCGCCCGCCCCGCTCCCCCAGCGCGACGGCGTCGACCCCGTGCGGGTGCGGCTGCCGTACGGCGGGACGTGGGCCACCGTGCGGGAGCATCTGGTGCAGCGGCTGACGGGCGCCCCGCCCGGCATGGTCGAGGCGATGTTCGACGCGGGGTCGGTCGTCGGCGCCGACGGGCGGCCGGTGGCGCCGGACGCGCCGTACGTGCCGGGGATGTTCGTGTGGTTCCACCGCGAACTGCCGGCCGAGGTGCCGGTGCCGTACCCGGTGGAGGTCGTCCACCGGGACGAGCACATCGTCGTCGCCGACAAGCCGCACTTCCTCGCCACCACCCCGCGCGGCAGCCATGTGGCCGAGACCGCGCTGGCCCGGCTGCGCAGCGAGCTGGGCCTGCCGGCGCTGACCGCCGCGCACCGCCTCGACCGGCTGACGGCGGGGCTGGTGCTGTTCACGGTCCGGCCCGAGGAACGCGGCGCGTACCAGACCCTGTTCCGGGACCGGCGGGTGCGCAAGGAGTACGAGGCGGTCGCGCCGTACGACCCCGCGCTGGAACTGCCCCGCACCGTGCGCAGCCGGATCGTGAAGGAGCGCGGGGTGCAGGCGGCCCGGGAGGTGGAGGGCGAGCCGAACGCCGAGACGTACGTCGAACTTGCCGGGCGCCGGGGTGGTCTCGCCCGGTACCGGCTTGTGCCGGCGACCGGGCAGACCCATCAGCTGCGGGTGCATCTGAACGCGCTGGGCGTACCCGTCCTCGGCGATCCGCTGTACCCGGAGGTGACCGCCCCGGTGCCGCCCGGCGACTTCCGGCGCCCCCTGCAACTGCTCGCCCGCAGGCTCGAGTTCACCGATCCGGTCACCGGCGCGGAGCACACGTTCGACAGCGGACGCGTGCTCCAGGCCTGGGAGTCGTACGACGCCTGGGCGGGCCGGGGTTAG
- a CDS encoding GNAT family N-acetyltransferase, which produces MPYLNRPVVPAGTLARIPQPSLPTGDGLLLRPWQAKDAPAVYAAFQDPLMHQWHIRSADSEAEAAGWIVQWQSGWKDEREAHWAVTAADTGDLLGRVALRRILLGDGCAEVAYWTVARARGRGVAVRAATALSRWALDEIGLHRLELSHATANRASCRVAVKAGFAAEGTRRSALLHADGWHDMHLHARVQGD; this is translated from the coding sequence ATGCCGTATCTCAACAGGCCGGTCGTCCCCGCCGGCACCCTCGCCCGCATTCCCCAGCCCAGCCTGCCCACCGGCGACGGCCTGCTCCTGCGCCCCTGGCAGGCGAAGGACGCGCCCGCGGTGTACGCCGCCTTCCAGGACCCGTTGATGCACCAGTGGCACATCAGGTCCGCCGACTCCGAGGCGGAGGCCGCCGGCTGGATCGTCCAGTGGCAGAGCGGCTGGAAGGACGAGCGCGAGGCCCACTGGGCCGTCACGGCCGCGGACACCGGTGACCTTCTCGGCCGGGTCGCGCTGCGCCGGATCCTGCTCGGCGACGGCTGCGCCGAGGTCGCGTACTGGACGGTGGCACGCGCGCGTGGACGCGGTGTCGCGGTGCGGGCCGCCACCGCGCTGTCCCGCTGGGCGCTGGACGAGATCGGCCTGCACCGGCTCGAACTGTCGCATGCCACCGCCAACCGGGCCTCCTGCCGGGTTGCCGTGAAGGCCGGGTTCGCCGCCGAGGGGACCCGGCGCAGCGCGCTGCTCCATGCCGACGGCTGGCATGACATGCACCTTCACGCGCGCGTGCAGGGGGACTGA
- a CDS encoding PadR family transcriptional regulator — translation MAMKRRKPGNPLALAVLATLWQKPMHPYEIARTLRRQGKDTSTKIKYGSLYTVVQNLEKHGFVEVTDVERAGNRPERTVYGLTDAGREELTEWLSDLIAVPVKEYPIFETALSLMGALHPDEVVRLLEERLTALEIQVASGRGALQKLYETLPRLFLVETEYQLHMTEAQAAWVRGFLAEIKEGTLPRVDDWRRYHETGELPPDIAATT, via the coding sequence GTGGCCATGAAGCGCCGCAAGCCGGGCAACCCGCTGGCGCTCGCCGTGCTGGCGACCCTCTGGCAGAAGCCCATGCATCCGTACGAGATCGCCCGGACCTTGCGCCGCCAGGGCAAGGACACCAGCACGAAGATCAAGTACGGCTCGCTCTACACGGTCGTGCAGAACCTGGAGAAGCACGGCTTCGTCGAGGTGACCGACGTGGAGCGGGCGGGCAACCGCCCCGAGCGCACGGTGTACGGGCTGACCGACGCCGGGCGCGAGGAGCTGACCGAGTGGCTGTCGGACCTCATCGCGGTCCCGGTGAAGGAGTACCCGATCTTCGAGACCGCCCTCTCGCTCATGGGCGCCCTGCACCCGGACGAGGTGGTGCGGCTCCTCGAGGAGCGGCTCACCGCGCTGGAGATCCAGGTGGCGAGCGGCCGAGGCGCGCTGCAGAAGCTGTACGAGACGCTGCCGCGGCTCTTCCTCGTCGAGACCGAGTACCAACTGCACATGACCGAGGCGCAGGCCGCGTGGGTCCGCGGCTTCCTGGCCGAGATCAAGGAGGGCACCCTGCCGAGGGTCGACGACTGGCGGCGCTACCACGAGACGGGAGAGCTGCCGCCGGACATCGCCGCGACCACCTGA
- a CDS encoding ATP-binding cassette domain-containing protein, which produces MSTRAPAVEARQLTKTYPGGVTALSGMDITVAPGTVFGLLGPNGAGKSTTVKILTTLARPDSGTATVAGHDVLRHPDRVRRAIGVVAQRSGADPVATGRENLQLQGRLYGLTGAALNRRVDELLERFALADAGRRQVKGYSGGMRRRLDVALGLVHRPEVLFLDEPTTGLDPEARTAMWEEIGRLAGEEGLTILLTTHYLEEADRLAERVAIVDRGRFVVEGTPDALKGELRGDAVHLELAEPVGEAGRTLLTGTLTALPGVHEALCEGRRISVRADDGAARVPALLAALDRAGVTVASATVARPSLDDVYLRHAGRRYTEAEAETRGVLAGGVR; this is translated from the coding sequence ATGAGCACCCGTGCGCCCGCAGTCGAGGCGCGCCAGCTGACCAAGACCTACCCAGGTGGTGTCACCGCGCTGAGCGGCATGGACATCACCGTGGCACCGGGCACCGTCTTCGGGCTTCTCGGCCCGAACGGCGCCGGCAAGTCCACCACCGTCAAGATCCTCACCACCCTCGCCCGCCCCGACTCCGGCACCGCCACCGTCGCCGGGCACGACGTGCTGCGCCACCCCGACCGGGTGCGCCGCGCGATCGGCGTGGTCGCCCAGCGCTCCGGCGCCGACCCGGTCGCCACCGGCCGGGAGAACCTGCAGCTGCAGGGCCGTCTGTACGGACTGACCGGCGCCGCGCTGAACCGCCGGGTGGACGAGCTGCTGGAGCGGTTCGCCCTGGCCGACGCCGGCCGCCGGCAGGTCAAGGGCTACTCGGGCGGCATGCGGCGCCGCCTGGACGTCGCCCTCGGGCTGGTGCACCGGCCCGAGGTGCTCTTCCTGGACGAGCCGACCACCGGCCTCGACCCCGAGGCACGCACCGCGATGTGGGAGGAGATCGGCCGGCTGGCCGGCGAGGAGGGGCTGACGATCCTGCTCACCACCCACTACCTGGAGGAGGCCGACCGGCTCGCCGAGCGCGTCGCGATCGTCGACCGCGGCCGGTTCGTGGTCGAGGGCACCCCGGACGCCCTCAAGGGCGAACTGCGCGGCGACGCCGTCCACCTGGAGCTCGCCGAACCGGTCGGCGAGGCCGGCCGCACCCTGCTCACCGGCACCCTGACCGCCCTGCCCGGCGTGCACGAGGCACTCTGCGAGGGGCGCCGGATCAGCGTCCGCGCCGACGACGGGGCGGCCCGCGTGCCCGCGCTGCTCGCCGCGCTGGACCGGGCCGGGGTCACCGTCGCCTCGGCCACCGTCGCCCGGCCCTCGCTCGACGACGTCTACCTCCGTCACGCGGGCCGCCGGTACACGGAGGCCGAGGCGGAGACCCGCGGCGTGCTCGCCGGAGGTGTGCGATGA
- a CDS encoding ABC transporter permease, translated as MSAALTQTWYMTQRQLRVFARQPAYAVITLVQPVIWLFLFGNLFKKIVQLGGFGTTSYLDYLVPGVVVMSALSANMWAGMATLEEIQRGTLDRFLTTPVSRAALMNGNVVNNGLVTAFQSLVIVLLGLLGGADYPGGTGGVAVLVLAAVLLGTVFGALSNALGMLVGERESIIGINTFLLLPLTFLSSAFMAPSQMPGWMRHIADFNPLNWAMVAGRSAMSAQPDWGVVLGRGGALLGLATAAVWLSIRTFRSYQRSV; from the coding sequence ATGAGCGCCGCCCTCACCCAGACCTGGTACATGACGCAGCGTCAACTGCGCGTGTTCGCCCGGCAGCCCGCCTACGCGGTCATCACTCTGGTCCAGCCGGTGATCTGGCTGTTCCTGTTCGGCAACCTCTTCAAGAAGATCGTCCAGCTCGGCGGCTTCGGCACCACCTCCTACCTGGACTACCTGGTGCCCGGCGTGGTGGTGATGAGCGCGCTCAGCGCCAACATGTGGGCGGGGATGGCCACCCTGGAGGAGATCCAGCGCGGCACCCTGGACCGCTTCCTGACCACCCCGGTCAGCCGGGCCGCGCTGATGAACGGCAACGTCGTCAACAACGGCCTGGTCACCGCGTTCCAGTCGCTGGTCATCGTGCTGCTCGGACTGCTCGGCGGCGCGGACTACCCCGGCGGCACCGGCGGTGTGGCGGTCCTGGTGCTGGCCGCCGTCCTGCTCGGCACGGTCTTCGGGGCGCTGTCCAACGCGCTCGGCATGCTCGTGGGCGAACGGGAGTCGATCATCGGCATCAACACCTTCCTGCTGCTGCCGCTGACCTTCCTGTCCAGCGCGTTCATGGCGCCCTCGCAGATGCCCGGCTGGATGCGGCACATCGCCGACTTCAACCCGCTCAACTGGGCGATGGTCGCGGGCCGTTCGGCGATGTCCGCACAGCCCGACTGGGGCGTCGTCCTCGGCCGCGGCGGCGCGCTGCTCGGCCTGGCGACCGCGGCGGTGTGGCTGTCCATCCGCACCTTCCGCTCCTACCAGCGGTCGGTGTGA
- a CDS encoding 5'-nucleotidase yields the protein MPPYDLANRLVVGVASSALFDLSESDAVFREQGEEAYRAHQEEHVDDTLPPGVAFAFIRRLLSLNDLGEPDDPLVEVIILSRNDPDTGLRVMRSIQAHELPVTRAVFMQGRSPHAFMTALNMSLFLSANGEDVRAAVAAGLPAGHVLGSSYADDPDDPELRIAFDFDGVLAGDAAERVYQSGGLAEFRAHETRNAATPHDPGPLRDFLAGVNRIQRREEERRKADPDYPSRVHVSIVTARAAPAHERAVRSLKQWGLTVNGAFFLGGIDKGAVLKVLRPHIFFDDQVTHLRSTSRTTPSVHVPFGAINEP from the coding sequence ATGCCGCCCTACGACCTCGCGAACCGGCTCGTCGTCGGTGTCGCCTCCAGCGCCCTGTTCGACCTGAGCGAGTCGGACGCCGTCTTCCGCGAACAGGGCGAAGAGGCCTACCGGGCCCACCAGGAGGAGCACGTCGACGACACGCTCCCGCCCGGCGTGGCGTTCGCGTTCATCCGCAGGCTGCTGTCCCTGAACGACCTCGGCGAGCCCGACGACCCGCTCGTCGAGGTCATCATCCTCTCCCGCAACGACCCCGACACGGGCCTGAGGGTCATGCGGTCCATCCAGGCCCATGAACTGCCGGTCACCCGGGCCGTGTTCATGCAGGGGCGGTCGCCCCACGCGTTCATGACCGCGCTGAACATGTCCCTGTTCCTGTCCGCGAACGGCGAGGACGTGCGCGCGGCGGTCGCCGCCGGCCTGCCGGCCGGGCATGTGCTCGGATCGTCGTACGCCGACGACCCCGACGACCCGGAACTGCGCATCGCGTTCGACTTCGACGGCGTCCTCGCCGGCGACGCCGCCGAGCGGGTGTACCAGTCCGGCGGCCTGGCGGAGTTCCGGGCCCACGAGACCCGTAACGCGGCCACCCCGCACGACCCCGGACCGCTGCGCGACTTCCTCGCCGGGGTCAACCGGATACAGCGCCGGGAGGAGGAGCGGCGCAAGGCCGACCCGGACTACCCGAGCCGGGTCCACGTCTCCATCGTGACCGCGCGGGCGGCGCCGGCCCACGAGAGGGCGGTGCGGAGCCTGAAGCAGTGGGGGCTGACCGTCAACGGCGCCTTCTTCCTCGGCGGCATCGACAAGGGCGCGGTGCTGAAGGTGCTCAGGCCCCACATCTTCTTCGACGACCAGGTGACCCACCTGCGCAGCACGTCCCGCACCACGCCCAGCGTGCACGTCCCGTTCGGAGCGATCAACGAGCCCTGA
- a CDS encoding siderophore-interacting protein, producing the protein MAERPARKPRKTRTAHVVRTERLTPHMQRVVLGGEGLADFSADTCTDHYVKLLFCPAGVTYPEPFDLERIRAEFPREQWPVTRTYTVRAWDPGHRELTLDFVVHGDEGLAGPWATRVRPGETVRFMGPGGAYAPDPAADWHLLAGDESALPAIARSLEALPAGARVHAFVEVSGPEEEQKIDSDVEVVWLHRGDRPVGEALLEAVRGLRFPEGRVHAFVHGEAGFVKELRRLLRVELNIPREDLSISGYWRLGHDEDGWQASKREWNARIEAEQESSAAAA; encoded by the coding sequence ATGGCAGAGCGTCCCGCGCGAAAGCCGCGCAAGACCCGTACCGCCCATGTGGTCCGCACCGAGCGGCTCACCCCGCACATGCAGCGGGTGGTGCTCGGCGGTGAGGGTCTGGCCGACTTCTCGGCGGACACCTGCACCGACCACTACGTGAAGCTCCTCTTCTGCCCCGCGGGCGTCACCTATCCCGAGCCCTTCGACCTGGAGCGGATCCGGGCGGAGTTCCCGCGCGAGCAGTGGCCGGTGACCCGCACCTACACCGTGCGGGCCTGGGATCCCGGGCACCGCGAGCTGACCCTCGACTTCGTCGTCCACGGCGACGAGGGCCTGGCCGGGCCGTGGGCGACGCGGGTGCGGCCGGGTGAGACCGTGCGCTTCATGGGCCCCGGCGGCGCCTATGCGCCCGACCCGGCCGCCGACTGGCATCTGCTCGCCGGGGACGAGAGCGCGCTGCCCGCGATCGCGCGGTCCCTGGAGGCGCTGCCCGCCGGCGCCCGCGTCCATGCCTTCGTGGAGGTGTCCGGCCCCGAGGAGGAGCAGAAGATCGACTCCGATGTCGAGGTCGTCTGGCTGCACCGGGGGGACCGGCCGGTCGGCGAGGCGCTGCTCGAGGCCGTACGAGGGCTTCGGTTCCCCGAGGGCCGGGTGCACGCGTTCGTGCACGGGGAGGCGGGGTTCGTGAAGGAGCTGCGCCGGCTGCTGCGGGTGGAGCTGAACATCCCCCGTGAGGACCTGTCGATCTCCGGCTACTGGCGCCTGGGCCACGACGAGGACGGCTGGCAGGCCTCCAAGCGGGAGTGGAACGCCCGGATCGAGGCCGAGCAGGAGAGCAGCGCGGCGGCGGCGTGA